The window TTGAGGGGGGCGGCCGTTGCCGATGCGCTCGCCGTTGTAAAGCATCGGGGCTTCGTCTTTCTCCCCCTCGCCGATCACCACAACGCCGTCCATGTCGATGGAGCGGAGCATGAGGCGCATCGCCTCCACGGCGGCGCGGTCCGCAGCCTCGCGATCCCCCCGGCCCATCCAGCGGCCGGCGGCCAGGGCAGCGGCCTCCGTCACCCGCACCAGCTCCAGGGCCAGGTTGCGGTCGGGTTCCTGAGCCATCGGGATCCTCCCCGGTTGGTCTATCCCTCCATCGGCCCATTGTATGAGAGGATGTGAATCCACGCCCCGGGTGTGGAATGGGCTGGGAGGGAGCAGCACCCCGGGGTCGCGGGCCGGGATTGGGCATCGATGAGGCCCCTCCGGCGGGGATACGCTCCTTCCCGTTCCCGGGATGGACGCTGCGCCTTTCCGGCCGCCCTATCGGGCGACGATCTCCCGGCACGGTGTCCGCGCGAATGGAGTTTGACAATCCCTTTCCCCCTCGTTATAATCTCTTGTTGCGTCTGCCAGGCGGGTGCTTCCCCGGGATCCTCTTTTCGCCGTCCGGCCGCGGGGACGTTCCGCGCGCCGGCGGCCTGGGCCGCATCGGCGGCTGGATCCGATGTATGTGCGGTGTGATCCTCTGGGGTGGGAGCCTCATCCCCTGGCAGATATTCGGATCAGAAACCCGGACCCGCAGGAAGGAGGACGATGCGACGGGGTCGTGCGCCCAAACGGGAAATCGCGCCGGACATTCGTTACAACAGCGTCCTGGTCGCCAAGCTCATCAACAAGGTGATGATGAACGGCAAGAAGAGCCTGGCGATGCGGATCGTCTACGGCGCCTTCGACCTGATCGAGCGCCGCACCGGCCGGCCGGCCATGGAGATCTTTGAGAAGGCCCTGGCCAACACCAAGCCTCTCCTCGAGGTCCGACCCCGCCGGGTCGGCGGCGCCACGTATCAGATCCCTCTGGAGGTGCCGCCGGATCGCCAGGTCAGCCTGGCCCTGCGCTGGATCGTGAACGCCGCCCGGGAGCGCCCGGGCAAGTCCATGATCGAGAAGCTGGCCGCCGAGCTCATCGACGCGGCCAACGGGGCCGGGGCAGCCGTCAAGAAGCGTGAGGACACCCATCGCATGGCCGAGGCCAACCGCGCCTTCGCTCACTACCGCTGGTGAGCGGTTCCGGGAGCCAGGAACCGGACCCGCAGGGCGCGGCAGGCGCGACGGCCCAGGGGCCGTGACCCTGCCGCTGAACAACCGGCGCGCTTCCCGCCAGCAGGGAAGAAGATCTCAGGGGCGGTGGCCCGAAAAGCGCCTCCGCCGCGGGTATGATTGCTGGATCACGGAGAACATTTCAGAGGGAGCTCGGCTGATCGGGGAGGATCTGAGAAGATGCCACGGGAAGTCCCGATTGAGAAAATCCGAAACATCGGAATCATCGCCCATATCGACGCCGGCAAGACCACGACGACGGAACGGATCCTGTTTTACACCGGGCGGACCTACAAGCTGGGCTCCGTGGATGAGGGGACCACGGTGACGGATTACATGGAGCTGGAGCGAGAGCGGGGGATCACCATCACCGCAGCCACCGTGGCCTGTTACTGGCGGGAGCACCAGATCAACATCATCGACACCCCCGGGCACATCGACTTCACCGCCGAGGTCCAACGGAGCCTGCGTGTGCTGGACGGGGGTGTCGTCGTTTTCGACGCCGTCCACGGGGTGGAGCCCCAGTCCGAAACGGTCTGGCGCCAGGCGGACCGGTATGGGGTGCCCCGCATCTGTTTCGTGAACAAGATGGATCGGGTGGGGGCGGATTTCTGGAACACCATCGGGATGATCCGGGACCGCCTGGGAGCGAACCCCGTCCCCATCCAGTTGCCCATCGGGGCCGAGGCGGACTTCCGGGGGGTGATCGATCTGCTGGAGATGCGGGCGATCTACTGGGTCGACGAGCTGGGGACCCAGATGGTTTATGAGCCGATCCCCCCGGAGCTCCGGGAGGAGGCGGAGCGAGCCCGGGAGACATTGGTGGAGCGGATCGCAGAGACCGACGATGCCCTCACCGTGAAATACCTGGAGGGGGAGCCCATCTCCACTGAGGAGCTGCGGGCGGCCCTCCGCCGGGCTACCATCGCCGGGAAGGTGGTCCCGGTGCTGTGCGGCTCGGCCCTTCGCAACAAGGGCATCCAGCCCCTGCTGGATGCCATCGTCGATTACCTGCCTTCCCCGGTGGACATCCCGCCGGTGAAGGGCGTCAACCCTCTCACCGGCCAGGAGGAAACCCGGCCTGCCTCCGACGAGGCCCCCCTGGCCGCCCTGGTCTTCAAGGTGGTCACAGATCCTTATGTGGGCCGCCTGGTCTATTTCCGGGTCTACTCCGGGAAGATCACCGCCGGCCAGCAGATCACCAACTCCACGCGCGGGAACAAGCGGGAGCGGGTCGGCCGCGTCCTCCGGATGCACGCGGACCGTCGGGAGGAGATCAAGGAGGTCTACGCCGGAGACATCGCGGCCACGCTGGGGCTGAAGGACACCTTCACGGGGGACACCCTCTGCGATCCGGAGGCTCCCATCATCCTGGAGAGCATCACCTTCCCGGAGCCCGTGGTCTCGGTGGCCATCGAGCCCAAGACCCTGGCCGATCAGGACCGCCTGAGCGAGGCCCTGCGCAAGCTGTCCGAAGAGGACCCTACCTTCCGGGTCCGTATGGATCCGGAGACCGGTCAGACCATCATCTCCGGGATGGGCGAGCTGCACCTGGAGGTGCTCATCGAGCGGATGAAGCGGGAGTTCCGGGTGCAGGCCAACGTCGGCCGTCCCCGCGTTGCCTACCGGGAGACCTTCACCCGCCCGGTGAAGGGCGCC is drawn from Thermoflexus hugenholtzii and contains these coding sequences:
- the rpsG gene encoding 30S ribosomal protein S7 → MRRGRAPKREIAPDIRYNSVLVAKLINKVMMNGKKSLAMRIVYGAFDLIERRTGRPAMEIFEKALANTKPLLEVRPRRVGGATYQIPLEVPPDRQVSLALRWIVNAARERPGKSMIEKLAAELIDAANGAGAAVKKREDTHRMAEANRAFAHYRW
- the fusA gene encoding elongation factor G — protein: MPREVPIEKIRNIGIIAHIDAGKTTTTERILFYTGRTYKLGSVDEGTTVTDYMELERERGITITAATVACYWREHQINIIDTPGHIDFTAEVQRSLRVLDGGVVVFDAVHGVEPQSETVWRQADRYGVPRICFVNKMDRVGADFWNTIGMIRDRLGANPVPIQLPIGAEADFRGVIDLLEMRAIYWVDELGTQMVYEPIPPELREEAERARETLVERIAETDDALTVKYLEGEPISTEELRAALRRATIAGKVVPVLCGSALRNKGIQPLLDAIVDYLPSPVDIPPVKGVNPLTGQEETRPASDEAPLAALVFKVVTDPYVGRLVYFRVYSGKITAGQQITNSTRGNKRERVGRVLRMHADRREEIKEVYAGDIAATLGLKDTFTGDTLCDPEAPIILESITFPEPVVSVAIEPKTLADQDRLSEALRKLSEEDPTFRVRMDPETGQTIISGMGELHLEVLIERMKREFRVQANVGRPRVAYRETFTRPVKGAEGRFVRQTGGRGQYGHVIIDFEPLERGKGFEFIDATVGGIIPKEFIPAIEKGLIEAMEAGVLAGYPLTDIRATLVGGSYHEVDSSEMAFKVAASLALRNAAEKAAPVLLEPIMRVEVIVPEIYTGDVVGDLSSRRAQIQGIENRGKGVQSIRALVPLAEMFGYATTLRSITQGRGTFSMEFDHYAEVPPHIAEGIIRAGEKKPVGR